tgtgtgtgagagtgaaagtgaaagtgagagttagtgtgagtgtatgggtatgggtatatgtgtgtgtgtgtgtgtgtgtgtgtgtgtgtgtgtgtgagtgtgagtgagagtgagagtgagagagagagtgagagtgagagttagtgtgagtatatgggtatgggtgtgtgtgtgtgtgtgtgtgtgtgtgtgtgtgtgtgtgtgtgtgtgtgtgtgtgtgtgtgagtgaaagtgaaagtgagagttagtgtgagtgtatgggtatgggtatatgtgtgtgtgttgtgtgtgtgtgtgtgtgtgtgtgtgtgtgtgtgtgtttggaggacTAAAACTGCTAATTTATTAATGAGTTTATTCATTAATAcaggacatataaatatatcttgatACAATAACTTCAAGGGTATTTGATTTCACATGCCACTGCAAATTACCTGACACTCACAAATGTTCCAGTATTACAATGGATCACGGTCACAATACAAAGACATATCACATTCACAATTCAACAATCCCTAAATCTTACTCAGATTTATAAGATTTATTCCATTTTAAAATAtcgacacattaaaaaaaaaaaatacatacaccatCCCTTTCCTACacatctttattctttatatacaaacatgaaaGGACTCttacttatattttctttaattttcgtctAGAATTTGAAGCAAAACCAACAATGGCACAAGTAGGGTGTCACCACAAACTACGTAATTTTAAATCGTAAGGCAAAACTGGTTTAGGTCAGACAATGGGAAATTTTAAGAACACTGATTATATGGAACTTGTTACCCAGTTAACATGGGGAGTTTCACgttattatgttatatgtatatatttatatataaaaaggttaTTTGTACAGTAGATATCTAACAATAATGTTATATCTGATACTGTGAGATCCATTAATTTAAGTGTGTGTAAAAAGTGCACAAAAACAAAATCACGAAACCAGTATTACTAAAAGTTGCAATTACTGTATGTTATTCTCGCATATCATTTAATTGAATAAAGCCCACAATCTATCAGGACTCAGCAGAGTTATGCAAGGAACACGACtgttgtagttgtagtggtaggatgataatagtaataacactgatgatcataatatcagtaatagtaacgacactaataataatgatgatgacgataatatttgtaattactatagagtaatagtgatgataataataacaatgataatgataatgataataataaaaataataataataataataataataataataataataataataataataataataataataataataataacaataataataataataataatataaacatttatagaaGAGTCaatatataatttgataaacTATCATATTcgtagcaacagtaatagtaacagtgtcaataccattaacaataaaaatagagtCATCTCTTGTTAAATACACATCTAACATATACACTGTGTTAGAGGTTCCAAAACCACATAGCACCAAATATTTCTAGGACTGGTCGACTCCAGTCTCCCAAGGCCTGAGTTGTCACTACTCCAGCGCCTCACACAACTAGATTGTAGATTGTAATGTGCACTGTGGATGcgggcgagaagagaagagagaagggagaggaaaatggagaggaaagacagagacagggagggagggagggaaggggagatggagggagagggagagagggagggaaggggagatggagggagagggagagagagagggagagggagaggaaaagggagggaagggaaggggaggggaatggaggggaggggagggagtcggagagggaaagggagagggaggagagagagagagagggagagagagagagagagagagagagagagagagagagagagagagagagagagagagagagagagagagagagagagagagagagagagagagagagagagagagagagagagagagaaacagtatatTACAGTAATGGGTAGGAGGACGTAGTTGAAAAGGACATAAAATGAAGACAGTTCAAAAGCATATTAATCACTTGTGGTGAATATAGTGGCTTGATAGCAACTTTTTTGGCACGTGAGGAACTATTACAGTTTTCCTTATAATGTATCATAGAAAACGTTTTCACCTGAAGCACAAACTACTGCAGATCCTCTTGgtttatattttaattacttCCATTCCAATAGACGCAGTAATTAGAAGAGTTcatatagctatcattatttacAAAAATTAATCTTTTAATACAAAGAGTATGACATTCTATTCTACCCATACGTTAACTGACAAATAACTATTACCAAGCTGTGTTTACCAGGAAAAGGGAATtagtccttccctttttcctaacCCTTCCTGCGTGTAGGATAAACCGTTTTATGGCACTCATTATGGCGACCTCAATCGAATATTCGCTTATTGCCCTGAAAAAAAGTTCGTGGTAATGCATTTTTGTGCATGGAAATTATATTTTACAACCTGGAGGAGcgctaaaaaatataatttttggtGTTTCTGTAGAAATTTTAGAAGATGGAGAAATGGAGGTTATATCTTGGTGGAGGCTGTGTACAAGTTCTTTCTGATGTCTAGGCCTGTGAATGTGTCGAAGTTGGTGAAATCTTAGATGTGAAGTCAGATCTTTAAGCAAGAGTACATGTGATTCAAGACCAATCAGTCACAACTACAGCGTAAGAGATGAAGTTCCTGCCCCGAGCATGACCCTGGCTGGCTCCGAGCTCTTAGCAGCGCGCCTCGCGAACCTCCTGGTCGTTCAGAATCCAGGATATTTTAGGACTTCTCGAGAGGCTGAATCCTGGAGGGTCTTCCTGCAGCACAGCCGCCTCCGAGAACCCTTGCGCCAGAGATCCTTCCAGGGACTTCGAACGGGTCGACCGGCCCTGGAAAGTGGGCGGGCTCTTGGGAGGTCCTGCGTGGATCGGTACTGGGATCCTGGAAGGACTTCTGGGTCCCTGTTCGTCGTGAAGGTGGTACTGACCCCGAGGAGGCGCCTGCCGTGACGGGCCTCGGGATCCTGGAAGGGCTCCTGGGTCCGGGGTCCCTCAGGTGCTCGTTGCTGTACCTCGGCCCGACGGGGTACTGGAACCTGGTGTAGCTCGGCCTCCGCTGGTGGCCTCGGAACCCGGGCGAGATCTGCTCCTGGAAGTCGGGGTGGAAGCCGCCCTCCGAGTCCAGGAACGAGTGGCTCTTTGCCCCCGGACTCACGGGCGGCTGCAGGCGAGGGCGCGCGTCCAGGAGGTCGCCCAAGGACTGGCTCTTGCTCCCCAGGGTGATCGTCGGGGGAGGAACCCGACTCCTGGAGAAGCTCGGCCGAGGGCCCTGGATGGGGCGGAGGCCTGGCATGGGAGCGACGTGCCCCTGGACCCTGGAGTGAGCCGCAGCGCGCAGCTTCTCCGGGTCGGCCCAGGGGCAGGCGCAATATTATTCGTAGTATTTTCCTTTCTGCGAGAGCCAGATGTGGCGGTGCTGCAAAAGAGGCTCGGTTAGTGCTCGGTTCCAGGCAAGGATTCAGTTCTGCCTtggaaatattatgtatatgtatatatatacatgtatatatatgcatatatatatatatatatatatatatatatatatatatatatatatatatatcatatatgcacatatatatatatgtgtgtgtgtgtgtgtgtgtgtatgtatatatatatatatatatatatatatatatatatatatatatacatatatatgtacgcgtaaacatacacacactcacacacatatatatatacacgtatatatacatacgtatatatatatgcatacatgtattaatacatatttatatatacatatatacatatgtatatatacatgtatgtgtgtgtatatatttgaatgtatatgcacgtgtgtgtgtgtgtgtgtgtgtgtgtgtgtgtgtgtgtgtgtgtgtgtgtgtgtgtgtgtgtgtgggtgtgtgtgtgtgtgtgtgtgtgtgtgtgtgtgtgtgtgtgtgtgtgtgtgtgtgtgtgtgtgtgtgtgtgtgtgtgtgtacgaatatacatatatagctagacagacaaacacacaaataaacacacaccatATACCTTGATATCTTGACACCACGTATATCAACTGACATAACGAACGCTACAGAAACAAACAAGCGATGCTCACCACCAGCTCGGCTCCCTGGTAGAACTCGGgcatctctcgctccctcacgcTCTGGTACAGCGACAGGACGAGCACGAACGCCATGATCATCAGTATCACAACGGCGACGACGAACATGACGGCCCACCAGTACCTCGGCATCGCTACTAGTTGCTGCTGCGGAAGAGGATCAGGTCAGGTCGGCTGGAGACGGGAGGTCTTGGGGTGCTTTTGGgtgcttttttatttatgttttatttatctatttattcttttttttagggggtggtgggggtaaaCTGGGGGGGATGGAGTACTTTGGGTTtacttatgtttttattttgtgtgtgtgtgcgtgtgtgcgtgtgcgtgtgtttgtttgagtgtctttatttgtgtttggTTGGTTGGCTTTGGCTATGTTTATTTCTGTCTAAaactatttatatttctgtctaaccatctatctatctatctatctctacctctctaacTCAATGTTGTAAAGAAAGACCTAATGAAAAATCTAATGAAGAAgcagatagacgagagagagataaacaatgaATACTTATCGATTCAGAAATATAATTACATGTGTATCTATTTTCAAACAGCGCCAGTGCAAATGTCGTTGCACCATGCACTGTGTACGTGCACTCGCCtacatgtgtgcgtgcctgtgtgcgtaaGAGACTTAATTTGTACCCAACCGCCACTAAATGGCACATAACGCTTTGACTAATGACTCAGACATTTAATTTAAACATCTCCACTTCTCGACTGATCAAGGATGATAAAACAGTATCTCCTGCCCATAACAGACGTCCGTTAAGTGCccaccaccccaaaaaaaaaaaaaaaaaaaaaaaaaatacggttaaCTTTACAACTTCCCTTAACTGATGAAggtaaataaagacaaaataaaaactacaaaaaagaaaggaaaagataaaaatggtTTCTTTTAAGGGTCTGGGTAAACTCTTGGATGAAATTTCTCGGAAACTTTGCATGACTTTGTGACTTCTTCGCGTTTTTATACGTTTTATGTTACTTTTCTTATGACGGGAAAGGGTCATCTATTGCTTAACTCAAAGGGAATGGCGTAacggagagagtaaagaagaaagggagagacaaaagagtAGAGAGATAAAACGTGAGAGGGAGTTATTGGAGAACATATTGATAAAGTAACACaactgataaatagaaagagaaaggaaacggaGATATAATGACTTGCcgataaatatatgaaatgagagggatggagagaaacagagatatagataaagataatgatgaaataagagagagagctgaggcGATAAcggaattgaaagagaaagaaattaagagagaaatatagagagaccaATTATTAAaccaaacaggaaagaaagacatgaggagatagtgagatatatgaagtgaaaataaatatataaaatggaaagatatagaggtaaataaatagacagaatgaGTGAAATGCGATAAGAaaaagtgagaacgagagagagagagagagagagagagagagagagagagagagagagagagagagagagagagagagagagagagagagagagagagagagagaaaatagaagaaagaaagagagaaagagagagagagagagagagagagagagagagagagagagagagagagagagagagagagagagtaataacgtgaaagagaaaaataaccttAAATATGTtttctccattaaaaaaaaaataaaaaaaactgtcgCAGTGTGAAATAGTTGTTTAAATCGGTTTCATTTCCATTCCAATCGGCTTCCATACCAATATATATTCCCCAtgaaatatagatttaaataatGCGAATATAAGTTATCATCACGATTAATTACGTTGCAATTTGCTGTCAAATATTTTGCATCGAGTAAACTTacgaaatatattattattaccacagcaAAAATCTCGGTGAAATATGTAATCTTAAAATTGCGGTTTTAATTAAGTGAATATGAAGGCTTCTAGTACTAGTTAATATTATGTTATGATATAACTTTTTTTAATGGAATGACTATattaaatgtttgtatgtttatgtgtctgtgtgtgtgtgtggggtgggggggtacgcgcataatgtgtagtgtgtgtgtgtgtgtgtgtgtatgtgtgtgtatatgtgtgtgtgtgtgtgtgtgtgtgtgtgtgtgtgtgtgtgtgtgtgtgtgtgtgtgtgtgtttgtacgtgcgtgtatatacatttattttctagCGGAATTAACACATTTTTCCGGTCACATGAAATTGAgaattttattaattcattatgtcTAGGGATTTCCTAAAACGAAAATAACACAACACTACGtaagattatatacataaaaaattatatatatgctccGACTTTTTTCCTGGTGAATATATGCTGAAATTGGTGTCAGCTTTGGATTATAGACTTAGTCTAAATCAAATATATTAAGGCATATATAGACACAGGTGCTTACAATAGCGCCCCacagaaagatgaaaatgaataaatatacatgtgtcttTTTCCTAATATTTTATACGACACACATGAACACAGATCCAAAGACACATATGATACTCAAATACACGCAGGGAAAATTGCttacaaacaatcacaaaaacacacatacacatacacaagtaaatatacacatacacttacataaacacacatatacatacacacataatatgcaGATAAACAAAGCATACGCgttcacaaaacaaacaacacacacacacacacacacacacacacacacacacacacacacacacacacacacacttacaaaaacacacacatatgcatacacaaacaatatacacatacacaaaacatacgcttgcacaaaacaaacacacacacacactacacactcacaaaaacacaacatatgcatacacaaacaatatacacatacacaaaacatacgcgtgcacaaaacaaacacacacacacacacacacacacacacacacacacacacacacaacaaacacataacacacaacacacaaataacacacgcatacacacacacacacacacacacacacacacacacacacacaataatatacacataaacacaacacacaaaaacacatacatatacatacacaaataatatacacAGCACAAAATATACGCgtgcacaaaacaaacacacacacacacacagacacacacacacacacacacacacacacacacacacacacacacacacacacacacacacacacacacacacacacacacacacacacacacactacagcacCTAACCCCCCCTCAGTCCATCTACTTAAGCACACCCAACTGTAGTTACTTACCCAGAGCACTATACCGAAGATAACGATAGTGAGGAATATGGTTACCCACTGCACCACCATCCAAGGCACCATCATCCACGGCGCTTCCTGATGGTGAGGAATGATGGTGAGAAAATGCACTACAATTTTACTACATGAAAGAATACTGTCATTCAGAAAAatgaagtgataatgaaaatcagaaattaaaaaaaaaaaaaaaaaaaaaagatactgtcCATAAGGAGTTAGAAACATCGTCCTTtaaggaatgagaaaaaatatcattattttagtaattaGGGAAAAAAGGTCCCTCGGAAAttagacaaaaaatatttttgtacagAAATTAATGGAGTTAGAGGATGGTAACGTCctttagaaaatggaaaaagaataacgaccaaaaataaagaaattgttaaattctatatatatatatatatatatatatattatccttcaGAGCAGAAAAATTATATCTTAGAAATCTCAAAGGTGATTGCATTcttcaaaaaataatataaataataaagtcttagaaaggataaaaaaatagccatgtttatatacatatatatatatatatatatatatatatatatatatatatacacatatatatcatcagatatctaaaaaaaaaaaggaaggtgtccttaggaaattagaaaaaaatatatattgctcttaagaaattaaaaatataacaatgccTTTTATAAACTTGGGAAATGGTATCCGGTGGAAATTTctaataaattagaaaaaataacaatgccattcagaaaatagaaaaataagtgaTGTCCTTccggttacaaaaaaaaaatattaacaccatcagaaattttaaaattaattatgtaatttctaggaatcagaaaaataaaactgGTGTCCTTTAGAAAttacaaattaaaataataataataataataataataataataataataataataataataataataataacaataataacaataataatgataataataataataataataataataataataataacaataataataataataataataataataataataataataataataataacaataataataatgacaataataatgtccttgagaaattataaaaatacaaaaaagataaaaaagaaaaaaaaaaaaaacacaggttgCAGTGAAAGTccggaaatcacacacacacacaatagaacaGTACCTCCGTAAAAGGTACATATTTCTCGGAAAAGCGTTCATGTATTCTCACCCTAATGGCCGCCACAATGAGAAGTACATCCACGACTGTACACACGAACATAAACAATAGCGTGGCGATGACTCCCCATTCAATGTACATTAGCACAGGATCTTCCAGATTTAACTCTCCAGGTCCTGAAAGGTATAAACATAGGTAAGTACATATTGTTTGAGATAATTACGAGAAGTTCCATTGTATTTTGGTTAGTTTTATTATGAGTGTGTTGTATGATGTTATCAGGGATCAACTCTGTAGTCATGAAACCTCGAGAATATTTATCATAGGCGAACTATAGGGATAAATATTCACATTTTATTATACAATGtcagtttcccattttcttccataCTCAGACTTGcggcttctcgttttcttttctagtATCCAGAAaatggctacatatatatatatatatatatatatatatatatatatatatatacacatacacagaatacATTTCTTTCTGCCAAATGACCGTCaccatgctctccctctctctcattccctcacctGTCTCAGTACCATTTGTGCCGTAAACTTTAATGGGATTCTGCAGATCATGGTATGTGTTGTAGGCCGCCTGTATCACTTCCGTCAGCTTGTCGACTGACACCAGGAGGCAGCACAAGGCACCGCCACCGAGACTCAGCACCTACGGGGAGAAAAGAAATGttcgtgtatatttttttctggatataTTTGGCTATTAAGTGGGAAATAAATTATTTGATTCGTGCACGAAATATCAGCTGGGTATAATTCCACTTTTAAACATGTGGGAAGATAATTATCGTATGTGATGTGTATTTAATCAAAACGCATCAAATGCAATTATCCATCATTtctaaagagaaaataattatcattactattggtaccactatcattcttactaataatagtaataataatgatgataataataacagcagtaatatcaattataataacaatagcaataacaacaacaacaacaataataataataacaatatgaacaataatcatattaatatcaacaacaataataacgataataatagcaacaataataaaaacatactaccaacaacaatattaacaataataacaatactaacaccaGTAATAACCATAATCTACTAAAACGTTTCCCTAACTTTCCAAAGCCCTTTATGTCCTCAGTGATTGCAGATATTAATTCAATTTGTGTAAGTGGTAATTTGATTTCGCCGTAATATTAAGCTCTCTTGCCTCTCATAGTAGTTGCTAATTCTGATTGTGAAATGTCCTTACAATTCTTTTCGTTTTGTAATGAagtgatcattactgttattttcactatcagtagtagtatcattgtcattatattaccttcaatatcattgttattataatcattttcattattgcaatcattatcattactgccattaccattaccattattattgtcatgaatatcttcattatctttactattatcaagtttgttgttgtttccttgtgtcttgtgataataatgataattatagtcataatatgataatgataataataataaaagcattaataatagcaatatcaagtgataataacaaaaatgatattaacattatcataactattataattataatgataactattatcattattattatctttattattatcattatcattagtgttgtaattataattactattatttgttatgacaacagtatcatcatcatcatcatcaatcatcatcatcatcatcatcatcatcatcatcatcatcatcatcatcatcatcatcattattatcattatcatcattatcattattgctctatatcattatcatcaccatccccatcaccattttTTTTCCATCCCCCACAAAAAATTAGTTCCCTTTGCATCCGCcaggggggaagacgaggagggtcCACATCCGCGTGAATACTAACCCGTCTCACTTTCACCCTGACTCAGCACCCTGACACTCGACTCCGGGTGTGTTTTAGCTATTAAATCCGTCTTTGCTAAATTTTTGTTgccttttttgtgtgcgtgtgtgagttatCTTTCTCGAATCTCGTGTGTGTATCCTTGTGCAAATATGTGAGTTCTGTTCtggtttgctgtttgtttgtttgttgtttgtctgtttggtgaTGTTCCtgatataattatagtgatgatattactactgcaaatgatgatgatgataataaaagtaatgataatcaaaagtattatcatcattatcattattattactacaactgttattactactactactactgccggtGACTGTCAATTTTACTGTCACAGTTtagcaaaattattataatttttattgttagtattcgtGGTAGCAGCagcaactattactattactattactagtaatattattatcaatattgctgtcattattaatatcactactacaGCTAATGCTATGTTTACTATTACTGCATTATTAAAGTATCACTTTCGttatcagcattgtcatcattCCTATCACTTCATTTCCAATATCGTTGctttttacagttattattacggccattattaatatcatttttatgtcGTAATTCCCTTTTCTGATCATCTTGCGTTTCAGTattcgttttttgtgcttttctct
The sequence above is drawn from the Penaeus chinensis breed Huanghai No. 1 chromosome 17, ASM1920278v2, whole genome shotgun sequence genome and encodes:
- the LOC125033903 gene encoding uncharacterized protein LOC125033903 isoform X3, with translation MAAFDSCWCCSLRAGTIFIAILSLVLSLGGGALCCLLVSVDKLTEVIQAAYNTYHDLQNPIKVYGTNGPGELNLEDPVLMYIEWGVIATLLFMFVCTVVDVLLIVAAIREAPWMMVPWMVVQWVTIFLTIVIFGIVLWQQLVAMPRYWWAVMFVVAVVILMIMAFVLVLSLYQSVREREMPEFYQGAELVHRHIWLSQKGKYYE
- the LOC125033903 gene encoding uncharacterized protein LOC125033903 isoform X2; translated protein: MAAFDSCWCCSLRAGTIFIAILSLVLSLGGGALCCLLVSVDKLTEVIQAAYNTYHDLQNPIKVYGTNGTETGPGELNLEDPVLMYIEWGVIATLLFMFVCTVVDVLLIVAAIREAPWMMVPWMVVQWVTIFLTIVIFGIVLWQLVAMPRYWWAVMFVVAVVILMIMAFVLVLSLYQSVREREMPEFYQGAELVHRHIWLSQKGKYYE
- the LOC125033903 gene encoding uncharacterized protein LOC125033903 isoform X1, which encodes MAAFDSCWCCSLRAGTIFIAILSLVLSLGGGALCCLLVSVDKLTEVIQAAYNTYHDLQNPIKVYGTNGTETGPGELNLEDPVLMYIEWGVIATLLFMFVCTVVDVLLIVAAIREAPWMMVPWMVVQWVTIFLTIVIFGIVLWQQLVAMPRYWWAVMFVVAVVILMIMAFVLVLSLYQSVREREMPEFYQGAELVHRHIWLSQKGKYYE